A genomic segment from Paenibacillus sp. FSL K6-1096 encodes:
- a CDS encoding alpha/beta hydrolase — MWSIYVLAALIVIVGGLAYAGNYLYGVAIKRAPKEFLGKTPDLKADPPVAGASWAEGAQWVAQHSFREVELTSEDGLKLQGYYLASERAAGRTVIIAHGYSGKAKDMGATAKNYYDNLGYNVLLPDARGHGRSEGNYIGFGWPERRDYLQWIQFVLQENGPEAQIVLHGVSMGGATVLMTAGEELPSQVKAVVADCSYTSVKAQLTYQLKRMYHLPGFPFVHIASFVTRLKAGYTFGSASALKQVRQARVPILFIHGDADKFVPFAMMDELYQACRSPKERLVVHGAGHGLSYDTDKDVYIRTVGEFVERYVHSPAAAEFLH, encoded by the coding sequence ATGTGGAGTATATACGTGCTTGCGGCGCTGATTGTGATCGTCGGGGGCTTGGCGTATGCCGGTAATTATTTATATGGAGTCGCCATTAAGCGGGCACCCAAGGAATTCCTGGGCAAGACTCCGGACCTGAAAGCCGATCCTCCGGTGGCCGGGGCTTCCTGGGCAGAAGGAGCGCAGTGGGTGGCACAGCACAGCTTCCGTGAGGTGGAGCTGACGTCTGAGGACGGTCTGAAGCTGCAGGGGTATTATCTTGCCTCGGAGCGCGCCGCAGGGCGTACCGTTATTATTGCCCACGGGTATTCCGGCAAGGCTAAGGATATGGGAGCTACGGCCAAGAATTACTATGACAATCTGGGCTATAATGTGCTGCTGCCTGACGCCCGGGGCCACGGCCGGAGTGAAGGCAATTATATCGGCTTCGGCTGGCCGGAGCGCCGCGATTATCTGCAGTGGATTCAGTTTGTGCTGCAGGAGAACGGCCCGGAGGCGCAGATTGTGCTGCATGGCGTATCGATGGGCGGGGCCACGGTACTGATGACGGCCGGTGAGGAGCTGCCTTCCCAGGTTAAAGCGGTGGTTGCCGATTGCAGCTACACCTCGGTGAAAGCGCAGCTGACCTACCAGCTGAAGCGGATGTACCATCTCCCGGGCTTTCCGTTTGTGCATATTGCGAGCTTCGTGACCCGGCTGAAGGCCGGTTATACCTTCGGGTCCGCCTCAGCGCTGAAGCAGGTGCGCCAGGCCCGGGTGCCTATACTGTTCATTCATGGAGATGCAGACAAGTTCGTGCCTTTTGCGATGATGGATGAGCTGTATCAGGCCTGCCGGAGTCCGAAGGAGAGGCTGGTGGTGCACGGGGCGGGGCATGGTCTGTCTTATGACACGGACAAGGATGTATACATCCGCACTGTAGGCGAATTCGTGGAACGTTATGTCCACAGCCCGGCTGCGGCTGAATTCTTACATTAA